Proteins encoded within one genomic window of Panicum virgatum strain AP13 chromosome 1N, P.virgatum_v5, whole genome shotgun sequence:
- the LOC120655521 gene encoding putative F-box/LRR-repeat protein 23, which yields MRNTPAPPSQCPTAPLPAVPQTLTRMSSLPPPASSMAVAEVEARDWAEMPSDALAAVFGKLDVAEILTGAGLVCRAWRRLAATDPTLWRRVDMCHQGDLLEAEEVEAMARAAVDRAAGTMEAFWADTFVTDDLLRYISQRAPSLKSLQLSLCHHVSNEGFAEAISSLPQLEELDVTFCSLHGNVCDTIGRACPHLKRFSLNERWSIVQSEFASYEGMDDDTEALGIASTMPGLQELQLIGNNLTNDGLMAILDHCLHLESLDIRQCYNIQMDDVMKSKCARIRDLKLPHDSISDFKYRAYIVSSIANSGSDFEVDMYDDLLDVVTEDDEADFDDIDDFDDAGSAGGMYDDEFDI from the exons ATGCGAAACACGCCGGCGCCACCGTCCCAGTGTCCCACCGCCCCTCTTCCAGCCGttccccaaaccctaactcGGATgtcctcgctgccgccgccggcttcaTCCATGGCTGTGGCAGAGGTCGAGGCCCGTGACTGGGCAGAGATGCCGTCGGACGCGCTCGCTGCCGTGTTCGGGAAGCTGGACGTGGCCGAGATCCTGACGGGAGCCGGGCTGGTGTGCCGCGCGtggcgccggctcgccgccacgGACCCCACGCTGTGGCGCCGTGTGGACATGTGCCACCAGGGGGACCTCCTGGAGGCTGAGGAggtggaggccatggcgcgcgccgccgtcgaccgtGCCGCGGGCACCATGGAGGCGTTCTGGGCCGACACCTTCGTCACCGACGACCTCCTCCGATACATCTCTCAGAG GGCCCCCTCATTGAAGAGCCTCCAGCTCAGCTTGTGCCATCATGTCTCTAATGAAGGTTTTGCAGAGGCAATTAGTTCTTTACCTCAGCTCGAGGAGCTTGATGTTACATTTTGCTCATTGCATGGCAACGTGTGTGATACTATTGGCAGAGCCTGCCCACACCTTAAACGCTTCAGTTTGAATGAACGCTGGTCTATTGTTCAAAGTGAGTTTGCATCTTATGAGGGCATGGATGATGACACCGAAGCATTAGGAATTGCTAGCACCATGCCTGGGCTCCAAGAACTACAGTTGATTGGTAACAACCTGACCAATGATGGACTCATGGCAATTCTTGATCATTGCTTGCACCTTGAATCCCTTGACATACGTCAGTGCTACAACATCCAAATGGATGATGTGATGAAATCGAAATGTGCAAGGATACGAGATCTGAAGCTTCCTCATGACTCCATCTCCGACTTCAAGTACCGCGCTTACATTGTCAGCAGCATAGCCAACTCTGGCTCCGATTTTGAGGTTGATATGTATGATGATCTGCTGGATGTGGTAACTGAAGATGATGAAGCTGATTTTGATGATAtagatgattttgatgatgcgGGCTCAGCTGGAGGTATGTATGATGATGAATTTGATATCTGA